In Synechococcus sp. CC9616, the following are encoded in one genomic region:
- a CDS encoding methyltransferase domain-containing protein: protein MLASGVLLASLLVAAVLIWLRRDRRYQSSESVASAYDAWTDDRLLERLWGEHVHLGHYGDPPASRDFRRAKEAFVHELIRWSGLDQLPPGSKLIDVGCGIGGSARILARDYGFDVLGISISPVQVRRATELTPEGLSCRFAVMDALELDCPNHSFDAVWSVEAGPHMPDKQRYADELLRVLRPGGHLAVADWNRRDPSDGEMNRRERWVMRQLLNQWAHPEFASIKGFQTNLDVSDHHQSVVETADWTSATLPSWIDSIAEGVRRPGAVLGLGPSAVLQGLRETPTLLLMHWAFATGLMQFGVFRLKR, encoded by the coding sequence ATGCTTGCGAGTGGTGTTCTGCTGGCCAGCCTCCTGGTCGCAGCTGTCCTGATCTGGTTGCGGCGGGATCGGCGCTACCAATCATCTGAAAGCGTCGCTTCGGCCTATGACGCCTGGACCGATGACCGCCTGCTCGAACGGCTCTGGGGTGAGCATGTGCATCTCGGTCATTACGGCGACCCACCGGCAAGCCGCGACTTTCGCCGCGCCAAGGAAGCGTTTGTTCATGAACTGATTCGCTGGAGCGGGCTCGATCAGCTGCCTCCAGGGTCCAAATTGATTGATGTGGGCTGCGGAATCGGTGGGAGCGCCCGAATCCTGGCCCGTGACTATGGCTTTGATGTCCTCGGCATCAGCATCAGTCCGGTGCAGGTACGGCGTGCCACTGAGCTCACACCTGAGGGACTGAGCTGCCGTTTTGCCGTGATGGATGCCCTCGAGCTCGACTGTCCCAACCACAGCTTCGATGCTGTCTGGAGCGTCGAAGCAGGTCCTCACATGCCGGACAAACAGCGCTATGCCGATGAGTTGTTGCGGGTGTTGCGACCTGGCGGTCATCTGGCCGTCGCGGATTGGAATCGACGCGATCCCAGCGATGGAGAGATGAATCGCAGAGAGCGTTGGGTGATGCGCCAGCTCCTCAATCAGTGGGCCCATCCGGAATTCGCCAGCATCAAGGGTTTTCAAACCAATCTCGATGTGAGCGATCACCATCAGTCAGTCGTCGAGACAGCCGACTGGACCAGTGCCACCCTGCCGTCATGGATCGATTCCATTGCCGAAGGGGTCAGGCGGCCTGGTGCCGTTCTCGGACTTGGACCGTCAGCAGTGCTTCAAGGCCTGCGGGAGACACCCACCTTGCTTCTGATGCATTGGGCTTTTGCCACTGGGTTGATGCAGTTCGGCGTGTTTCGCCTGAAACGCTGA
- a CDS encoding ribonuclease HII yields MKTAVPENIPAGPGVAGVDEVGRGSLFGPVFAAAVVLDHSSAGRLLTAGLNDSKKLSAKRREQLLPLIQGLCTDAGLGQASAREIDCLGIRAATELAMLRALQRLDRSPELVLVDGSLPLRLWSGPQATLVAGDSRSAAIAAASVIAKQARDALIRRLSQRFPGYGLERHAGYGTVLHRQALLTSGPTALHRRSFLKRLWVGHR; encoded by the coding sequence CTGTCCCAGAGAACATTCCGGCCGGTCCTGGTGTTGCCGGCGTGGATGAAGTTGGCCGGGGCAGTTTGTTTGGCCCTGTGTTTGCCGCGGCTGTAGTGCTTGACCATTCCTCGGCAGGGCGTTTGCTCACGGCAGGTCTGAATGACAGCAAGAAGCTCAGCGCCAAGCGGCGCGAGCAGTTGCTTCCCCTGATTCAGGGGCTCTGCACCGACGCTGGCCTTGGCCAGGCCTCGGCCCGTGAAATTGATTGCCTGGGGATTCGTGCCGCGACTGAATTGGCCATGTTGAGAGCGTTGCAGCGGCTGGATCGATCGCCTGAATTGGTGCTCGTCGATGGGTCCTTGCCCTTGCGTCTTTGGTCCGGCCCACAGGCCACGCTGGTGGCAGGGGATTCCCGCTCAGCAGCGATTGCGGCGGCGAGTGTGATCGCGAAGCAGGCACGGGATGCTCTGATTCGACGCCTGTCGCAACGTTTCCCCGGTTACGGACTGGAGCGTCACGCCGGCTATGGCACGGTTTTGCATCGCCAGGCGTTGTTGACGTCAGGCCCCACCGCGCTGCACCGCCGTAGTTTCCTCAAGCGTCTTTGGGTCGGACATCGCTGA
- a CDS encoding DUF1997 domain-containing protein — MPLAFDASQHLDLPVQGHAQRLADYLRQEERLLAALLDERQLTRKGPGEYRYLVTNLQVFQLQVKPIVSLQIEHGDSSLLMRAVDCELEGLGLVDDFKLTLEANLNATDRGLVGDASLAVRVSQPPLLRMIPKRMLETTGESLLNGILVGIKARVGQQLMADFRRWCRSAMSDPKTLEETTAVQRGGA; from the coding sequence ATGCCTCTGGCCTTCGATGCCAGTCAGCATCTTGATCTGCCTGTGCAGGGCCATGCCCAGCGACTGGCCGACTATCTGAGACAGGAGGAAAGGCTCCTGGCAGCGCTGCTCGACGAGCGTCAATTAACCCGGAAAGGGCCTGGTGAGTACCGCTATCTCGTTACCAACCTTCAGGTCTTTCAGCTGCAGGTGAAGCCGATCGTGTCGTTGCAGATCGAGCATGGAGACAGCTCCCTGCTGATGCGCGCCGTGGATTGTGAGCTCGAAGGGCTCGGACTGGTCGACGATTTCAAGCTGACACTCGAAGCCAACCTCAACGCCACGGACCGCGGCCTTGTCGGGGATGCCAGCCTCGCGGTTCGCGTCAGTCAGCCACCCCTGCTTCGGATGATCCCGAAAAGAATGCTGGAAACAACCGGCGAATCCCTGTTGAACGGGATCCTGGTTGGCATCAAGGCACGTGTCGGGCAGCAGCTGATGGCCGATTTCCGGCGCTGGTGCCGATCAGCGATGTCCGACCCAAAGACGCTTGAGGAAACTACGGCGGTGCAGCGCGGTGGGGCCTGA
- the pheA gene encoding prephenate dehydratase — translation MPTRIAFLGPAGTYGEQAAAALVDLETISDPEFVPCKGLRSVMDQLASGDCGAAVVPVENSVEGGVTAILDALWIHRELCIRRALVLPIRHALLSHGSLNGITEVLSHPQALAQCSSWLAENLPEALQLPTSSTAEAARMVAGSRFRAAIASRQAGVEHGLDQLAFPVNDVPGNSTRFLLLQRGERRQTGDVASLAFSLQRNAPGALLEALGCLARQNLNMSRIESRPSKRELGEYVFFVDVDLTAESSSALQELLMDLQPLCEHLAHFGAYPSSTLNDT, via the coding sequence ATGCCGACACGCATCGCCTTTCTTGGTCCGGCGGGGACCTATGGAGAACAGGCTGCCGCAGCTCTCGTCGACCTTGAGACGATCTCGGACCCTGAGTTCGTGCCCTGCAAGGGCTTGCGCTCCGTAATGGATCAGTTGGCTTCAGGAGACTGCGGTGCTGCCGTGGTTCCTGTGGAGAATTCCGTTGAAGGGGGCGTGACCGCGATTCTTGATGCCCTCTGGATCCACCGGGAACTCTGCATTCGGCGGGCATTGGTTTTGCCGATTCGCCACGCCTTGCTCAGTCACGGATCCCTGAATGGAATCACGGAGGTGCTGTCTCACCCCCAAGCCCTTGCGCAATGCAGCAGTTGGCTTGCTGAGAATCTTCCAGAGGCTCTGCAGTTGCCGACCTCATCAACGGCAGAGGCTGCAAGGATGGTGGCCGGCAGTCGCTTTAGGGCAGCCATCGCGTCTCGCCAAGCGGGAGTCGAACATGGCCTGGATCAGCTGGCGTTCCCAGTGAATGACGTCCCTGGAAACAGCACCCGATTTTTGTTGCTCCAACGCGGTGAACGTCGTCAGACCGGAGATGTGGCGAGTTTGGCGTTTTCCCTGCAGCGCAATGCCCCCGGTGCTCTTCTGGAAGCCCTCGGTTGTCTGGCACGTCAGAACCTGAACATGAGCCGGATTGAGTCCCGGCCTTCCAAACGCGAACTCGGGGAATATGTCTTTTTCGTGGATGTGGATCTCACTGCTGAATCGTCCTCGGCGCTGCAGGAACTGCTGATGGATCTCCAACCGCTTTGTGAGCACTTGGCCCATTTCGGTGCTTATCCGAGCAGCACGTTGAACGACACGTGA